The following DNA comes from Spirulina major PCC 6313.
CGTTAAAAGCGTGCCCCTGTTGATCGTCATCCTCAGCACCGTCCTCGTCGCCACCCTCCGCCTCGATCAACAGGGCGTTGCGATCGTCGGCTCCATCCCCCAAGGCCTGCCCCCCCTCACCTTCCCCACCCTCAGCCTCGATCGCATCCAAACCCTCCTCCCCCTCGCCCTCACCCTCAGTTTCATCGGGTTTATGGAAAGTTTCGCCGTCGCTAAATCCCTGGCGAGTCAACGTCGCCAATCCGTGGAAGCGAATCAGGAACTGGTGGCGATCGGTTTAGCCAACATCGGGTCAGCCGTGACCGGGGGCTACTCGATCGCCGGGGGATTGAGTCGCTCGGTGGTTAATTTTTCCGCCGGAGCACAGACGGGGGTTGCGTCAATGATCACGGCGGGGGTGATTGTGTTAACGGTCTTATTTCTCACACCGCTGTTTTTCTATCTGCCCCAAGCCAGTCTCGCCGCGATTATTTTCATGGCGATTTTAAAACTGATTGATCTCAAAACATTACGCAAACTCTGGCAGTACAATCGCGCCGATGGGTTGGCGTTTATGGTGACGTTTTTTGGGGTGTTGGGCCTAGGCGTTCAGGCGGGGATTTTCATCGGGGCCGGATTTGCGATCGCCCTCTACCTCTGGCGCACCAGTCGCCCCCATATTGCGATCGTCGGTCGCCTCGGTGAAACGGAACAATTTCGCAATATCCAACGCCATCAAGTCCTTACCTGTACCGAAGTTCTCGCCATTCGCATTGATGAAAGTCTCTATTTTGCAAACACAAAAGTTTTAGAAGAAAGTCTCCTCCAAGCCGTTGCAGACTATCCCAAAATCGAAAAACTACTCCTCGTCTGTAGCGGCATTAACGCCATTGACGGCAGCGCCCTCGCCACCTTAGAACAGTTGCGCTTAGCCTTAAAATCCTTTGGCGTAGAGTTGTATTTTTCTGACGTGAAAGGCCCGGTGATGGATGGCTTAGAACGGATTGGCTTTGTGGAGGCTGTGGGGCGCGATCGCTTCTTCCTCTCCGCCGCCCAAGCCATGCAACAATTCGATTGTCAATTAGCATGATCCCCAACCTCAGACCCACTCCCCAAGCCGACTTTTTCCCGGAATGGCAAATCAACCCGGACACCATGACCCACAGCGAAGCCCTTGCGCTCGATCGTGTCAAAGAGAATTACCTTGATCTCCTTGAAGACCCGCCGCTCCTGGAAAATACGGTTAAATTAGTTATTCTCGCTCCCCTGCTTGACCTTGCCGGCTTGTATCGCCGCCCCTACCGCATTCAAACTGAAACCAGCATCGCCATTGAACTTGAAAATGAAGGCGCGATTGTCCGGGGCAGAATCGATATTTTAGTGCTAAATCAAGCCCTCTGGTTGGTTGTGATTGAATCGAAACGCAGTGATTTTTCAGTCAGTCGAGCGATCGCCCAAACCCTGTCTTATATGCTCAGTAATTCCACCCAAACCATCACCTTTGGTCTGATCACCAATGGCACAGAATTTCTATTTCTCAAAAGTCAAACCCAGCCCGATCCATCCTATGCCACATCCAGACTTTTTCTCTGATTAACCCAGATAACGAACTCCATCACGTCTTAT
Coding sequences within:
- a CDS encoding SulP family inorganic anion transporter produces the protein MTRDRPPLTRWLPILEWGRHYQAADFTGDLTAGLIVASLLIPQAMAYALLAGLPPQVGLYASIAPLFIYAIFGTGRALSVAPAALDSMLVAAGIGAIAAKDSPDYLSLAITLALLVGGLQIVMGLLRLGVLVNFISGSVITGFTSGAAVIIALGQLKHLLGLKIPSASVILPLLRDTIQALPQTQAITMALGGGAIALLWLGNQPFSRWLQKRGVRAIAQIPLVKSVPLLIVILSTVLVATLRLDQQGVAIVGSIPQGLPPLTFPTLSLDRIQTLLPLALTLSFIGFMESFAVAKSLASQRRQSVEANQELVAIGLANIGSAVTGGYSIAGGLSRSVVNFSAGAQTGVASMITAGVIVLTVLFLTPLFFYLPQASLAAIIFMAILKLIDLKTLRKLWQYNRADGLAFMVTFFGVLGLGVQAGIFIGAGFAIALYLWRTSRPHIAIVGRLGETEQFRNIQRHQVLTCTEVLAIRIDESLYFANTKVLEESLLQAVADYPKIEKLLLVCSGINAIDGSALATLEQLRLALKSFGVELYFSDVKGPVMDGLERIGFVEAVGRDRFFLSAAQAMQQFDCQLA
- a CDS encoding type I restriction enzyme HsdR N-terminal domain-containing protein, whose amino-acid sequence is MIPNLRPTPQADFFPEWQINPDTMTHSEALALDRVKENYLDLLEDPPLLENTVKLVILAPLLDLAGLYRRPYRIQTETSIAIELENEGAIVRGRIDILVLNQALWLVVIESKRSDFSVSRAIAQTLSYMLSNSTQTITFGLITNGTEFLFLKSQTQPDPSYATSRLFL